A portion of the Acidobacteriaceae bacterium genome contains these proteins:
- a CDS encoding heme lyase CcmF/NrfE family subunit: MPHPMPSLGSFCLMLALALAVYSLLAGSLALWAQSSGRQMAVSPLALGETSRRAGVAVFWCVSLAAFALVWAAFTNDYSVDYVLHHTNRDLVAAYKFSALWSGQEGSLLLWAWLLATYGFVLRLRHKVDVELSAYASTILAGIQVFFLLLLVFAAPPFAIVPGGIAPKDGFGLNPLLQYPEMVIHPPMLYLGYVGFSVPFAFALGALIMRYPGEKWIHITRRWTMVTWLFLTCGICLGMHWAYAVLGWGGYWGWDPVENASLMPWLAATAFLHSVMMQEKRGMMKGWNVWLIFVTFMLSILGTLLTRAGLVSSVHAFAQSSIGNWFVGFLLLVAIVCLFVFFRNRDHLVAENKLESLVSRESSFLFNNLILLAACFTVLWGTLFPVLSEYVQGSKVTMGAPFYNKVAVPIGLALLFLTGVGPLLAWRATSLRSIRRNFVLPCVAVIATSIVCMACGLRPWRDDDATASIYALVCFSLSAGVITAIAAEFLRGAGVVRTQTGKNLLSSMILLTRRNTRRYGGYAIHFGIVIMFIGLAGAAFNQSKELEMSFGDQLQIGSWHLVCNSYSQDSKPNYDTDYALIDVFHNGKKITQLTPERRFYTASQQTSTVVAIHSTLARDLYVVFEGRNPQTDRPIIKVYLNPLVNWIWIGVLIVILGTIVALFPPLLPARVATEPKSPGKDDALPGSNQWASPNASSAEANRA, from the coding sequence ATGCCCCATCCAATGCCTAGCCTCGGCAGCTTCTGCCTGATGCTGGCTCTTGCACTTGCCGTCTATTCCCTGCTCGCAGGCTCACTTGCCCTCTGGGCACAGTCCTCGGGCCGCCAGATGGCGGTGTCTCCGCTGGCTCTGGGAGAAACAAGCCGACGCGCAGGTGTGGCGGTGTTCTGGTGCGTCAGCCTCGCGGCGTTTGCGCTGGTGTGGGCGGCGTTTACCAACGACTACTCGGTCGATTACGTTTTGCACCATACGAACCGCGATCTCGTGGCGGCGTACAAGTTCTCGGCCCTGTGGTCAGGGCAGGAAGGCTCGCTGCTGCTGTGGGCCTGGCTGCTGGCGACGTACGGCTTTGTGCTGCGGTTGCGGCACAAGGTGGATGTGGAGTTGAGTGCGTATGCCTCGACGATTCTGGCAGGCATCCAGGTGTTCTTTCTGCTGCTATTGGTGTTTGCCGCGCCACCGTTTGCGATCGTTCCGGGTGGCATTGCGCCGAAGGATGGCTTTGGCCTGAACCCGCTGCTGCAGTATCCGGAGATGGTGATCCATCCGCCGATGCTGTATCTCGGCTACGTAGGCTTCTCGGTGCCGTTTGCGTTTGCGCTGGGTGCGCTGATCATGCGCTACCCCGGTGAGAAGTGGATCCACATTACGCGCCGCTGGACCATGGTGACGTGGCTGTTTCTGACCTGCGGCATCTGCCTCGGTATGCACTGGGCGTACGCTGTGCTGGGTTGGGGCGGCTACTGGGGATGGGACCCGGTCGAGAACGCTTCCCTGATGCCGTGGCTGGCGGCGACAGCGTTTCTGCACTCCGTGATGATGCAGGAGAAGCGCGGAATGATGAAGGGCTGGAACGTGTGGCTGATCTTTGTCACCTTCATGCTCTCCATTCTGGGTACGCTGCTGACGCGAGCAGGACTGGTGTCTTCTGTTCATGCGTTTGCGCAGAGTTCGATCGGCAACTGGTTTGTTGGCTTCCTGCTGCTGGTGGCTATCGTCTGCCTGTTTGTCTTCTTCCGCAACCGCGACCATCTGGTGGCAGAGAACAAGCTGGAGTCGCTAGTTTCACGCGAGTCGAGCTTCCTGTTCAACAACCTGATTTTGCTGGCTGCCTGCTTTACGGTTCTGTGGGGAACGCTGTTCCCGGTGCTGAGCGAATACGTGCAGGGCTCCAAGGTCACGATGGGAGCGCCGTTCTATAACAAGGTGGCCGTGCCGATTGGCCTGGCGCTGCTGTTCCTGACCGGTGTGGGCCCGCTGCTGGCGTGGCGTGCGACGTCGCTGCGGTCCATCCGCCGCAACTTCGTGCTGCCGTGCGTTGCGGTGATCGCGACGTCGATCGTGTGCATGGCTTGCGGTCTGCGTCCGTGGCGCGATGACGATGCGACGGCGAGCATTTATGCGCTGGTGTGTTTCTCGCTTTCGGCTGGCGTCATTACGGCGATCGCGGCAGAGTTTCTGCGCGGTGCTGGGGTTGTGCGCACGCAGACGGGCAAGAACCTGCTGTCATCGATGATTCTGCTGACACGGCGCAATACGCGCCGCTATGGCGGCTATGCGATCCACTTCGGTATTGTGATCATGTTCATTGGACTGGCGGGCGCGGCGTTCAACCAGTCCAAGGAACTGGAAATGAGCTTTGGCGACCAGTTGCAGATCGGCTCCTGGCACCTGGTGTGCAACTCGTACTCGCAGGACTCGAAGCCGAACTACGATACGGATTACGCGCTGATTGACGTCTTCCATAACGGCAAGAAGATTACGCAACTGACACCAGAGCGCCGCTTCTATACAGCGTCGCAGCAGACCTCGACGGTGGTGGCGATTCATTCAACGCTGGCGCGCGATCTGTACGTGGTGTTTGAAGGCCGCAATCCGCAGACAGACCGCCCGATCATCAAGGTGTATCTGAATCCGCTGGTGAACTGGATCTGGATCGGCGTTCTGATCGTGATTCTGGGAACGATCGTTGCTCTGTTCCCGCCACTGCTGCCAGCACGCGTGGCAACGGAGCCGAAGTCGCCCGGGAAGGACGATGCCCTGCCGGGCTCGAACCAGTGGGCAAGCCCCAATGCAAGTTCTGCGGAGGCCAACCGTGCGTAA
- a CDS encoding response regulator, with the protein MAATLLLIDDNAVQAATRQTILKRAGYFVIAVLSPERALEQFRNNEYPAEIDLIITDHIMPGLNGNEFVKELRTFAPDVPVLVISGLAEAEDEYEGLNIHFRLKPLLPDNLLASVHRLVTENS; encoded by the coding sequence ATGGCCGCCACCCTACTGCTGATCGACGATAACGCTGTGCAGGCAGCGACTCGTCAAACTATTTTGAAGAGAGCCGGATACTTTGTGATCGCGGTTCTCTCGCCCGAACGTGCGCTGGAACAGTTTCGCAACAACGAGTACCCGGCAGAGATCGATCTGATCATCACCGACCACATTATGCCGGGACTGAACGGCAATGAGTTCGTGAAAGAACTGCGTACATTCGCGCCGGATGTTCCGGTGCTGGTGATCAGCGGTTTGGCCGAGGCCGAAGATGAGTATGAAGGGTTGAATATCCACTTCAGGCTCAAGCCTTTGCTGCCGGACAATTTGCTGGCGAGCGTTCATCGTCTGGTGACGGAAAACAGCTAA
- a CDS encoding protein kinase, which yields MARRVIRQYEFVRKIGAGGSGVVFLAHDTLLQRPVVLKLLKRAAAQTVEQVRTTQLREARLASAIDHPNVCSIYEVGEADDEAYIVMQYIPGKSLDKVIAEGPANLQLVLSSGMQIADGLAAAHSLGIFHRDLKPANVILTDGGLIKILDFGLARQLKRERIEFDPGEFEPEQPMEPFPAGATYTARGGTIAYMAPEQFVTGQSSVQSDIFALGLILFEMVSGRHPFHRPDAQDVQSIRAIQYAEPPSLRELVPGIPQELESVILRCLAKQPSERYQSAAEVREGLRTILKTMHLDAMVMPGEGAIGMSMQQRLDLESPEEEKRTTGILSMLAERFRETTPKETHEATATSIVVLPFMNLGSSEASPFYGSALADAVGARLARMPSLVVRPSSVLMNVPTWQLDPLNVGRKLMVDFVLAGNFLRSDAGFDLNWQLLDVKRQSLRTGGAVSVPSFDLIAVQTEVCDEVFAELHGGGLKTSNMGDSRVRALGDNVSEEYLQARALISSFMQRTGAREDLDRARELFEGVVQRDPNYAPGWSGLGITHLQYARHGLGGQMHVLEARRSFDRALEREPNSVEANLYRVYMLLSRGEKESARHGIENLLQTAGNDWNVHLVAGLTLRIDGMYEEALEQFNISLRLNPANAAMIYNHRARVYQYQNQLELADEEIQKGLTLEPRQPLLRISQGYQQMRLGRLSRAIETLESVTRDDVSLRIVFPTIAMCYVQLGDRARAEEFITEDTLAAAEADSEMAYRLATYFAVEGDETEALHWLRRAIYLGNENYPWFSINPAWKSMSGNSDLQRILDDLKKVFKKNQKNWKRLLAN from the coding sequence ATGGCGCGTCGTGTCATCCGGCAGTACGAGTTTGTTCGCAAGATTGGTGCGGGTGGCAGCGGTGTCGTTTTTCTCGCACACGACACGCTTCTCCAGCGCCCCGTTGTTCTTAAGCTGCTCAAGCGAGCTGCCGCGCAGACCGTCGAGCAGGTGCGAACCACGCAGCTCCGAGAAGCCCGCCTCGCCTCCGCCATCGATCACCCTAACGTCTGCTCTATCTATGAAGTAGGCGAGGCTGACGACGAAGCCTACATCGTTATGCAGTACATTCCGGGCAAAAGCCTGGACAAGGTCATCGCCGAAGGCCCCGCAAATCTGCAGCTTGTTCTCTCCAGCGGAATGCAGATCGCCGACGGCCTTGCCGCTGCGCACTCGCTCGGTATCTTCCATCGCGACCTCAAGCCCGCCAACGTCATCCTCACCGACGGCGGCCTCATCAAGATCCTCGACTTCGGCCTTGCCCGCCAGTTGAAGCGCGAACGCATCGAGTTCGACCCCGGCGAGTTTGAGCCCGAGCAGCCGATGGAGCCCTTTCCCGCAGGGGCCACCTACACCGCACGCGGCGGCACCATCGCCTACATGGCTCCCGAGCAGTTCGTCACCGGCCAGTCCAGCGTGCAGTCCGACATCTTCGCTCTTGGCCTCATTCTCTTTGAAATGGTCAGTGGTCGCCACCCCTTCCACCGACCAGACGCGCAGGACGTTCAGTCCATCCGCGCCATTCAATACGCTGAACCGCCCAGCCTTCGTGAACTCGTCCCCGGCATTCCGCAGGAGCTTGAAAGCGTCATCCTCCGCTGCCTGGCCAAGCAGCCCTCTGAGCGTTATCAGTCCGCCGCCGAAGTGCGCGAAGGCCTCAGAACCATCCTCAAGACCATGCACCTCGACGCCATGGTTATGCCCGGCGAAGGTGCTATTGGCATGAGCATGCAGCAGCGTCTCGACCTCGAATCACCCGAGGAAGAGAAGCGCACCACAGGCATTCTCTCCATGCTCGCCGAGCGTTTCCGCGAGACCACGCCGAAGGAAACTCACGAAGCTACCGCCACCAGTATTGTCGTGCTTCCGTTTATGAACCTCGGCTCCTCGGAGGCCTCGCCATTCTACGGCTCGGCGCTCGCCGACGCCGTCGGTGCTCGCCTCGCCCGTATGCCTTCGCTCGTCGTCCGCCCATCGAGCGTATTGATGAACGTACCCACCTGGCAGCTTGATCCCTTGAACGTGGGCCGCAAGCTGATGGTGGACTTCGTGCTCGCCGGCAACTTCCTCCGCTCGGATGCAGGTTTCGATCTCAACTGGCAGCTGCTCGACGTCAAACGCCAGAGTCTCCGCACCGGTGGTGCCGTCAGCGTTCCGTCCTTCGACCTCATCGCCGTGCAGACTGAGGTCTGCGATGAAGTCTTCGCCGAACTCCACGGAGGCGGCTTGAAGACTTCAAACATGGGTGACTCACGCGTTCGCGCCCTTGGCGATAACGTCAGCGAAGAGTACCTTCAGGCGCGCGCTCTCATCAGCTCCTTCATGCAACGCACCGGCGCTCGTGAAGACCTCGACCGCGCCCGCGAACTCTTTGAAGGCGTCGTGCAGCGCGACCCCAACTACGCTCCCGGCTGGTCTGGCCTTGGCATCACGCATCTGCAGTATGCTCGCCACGGTCTCGGCGGGCAGATGCACGTTCTCGAAGCGCGCCGCTCGTTTGACCGCGCCCTCGAACGCGAACCGAACTCCGTCGAAGCCAACCTCTATCGCGTCTACATGCTCTTGAGCCGTGGTGAAAAGGAAAGCGCCCGTCACGGAATTGAAAACCTGTTGCAGACCGCGGGCAACGACTGGAACGTACACCTTGTCGCGGGCCTCACGCTCCGCATCGACGGTATGTATGAAGAAGCGCTCGAGCAGTTCAACATCTCCCTGCGCCTCAATCCCGCAAACGCCGCGATGATCTACAACCATCGCGCCCGCGTCTACCAGTACCAGAACCAGCTCGAACTCGCCGACGAAGAGATCCAGAAGGGCCTCACGCTCGAACCGCGCCAGCCATTGCTCCGCATCTCGCAGGGTTACCAGCAGATGCGTCTCGGCCGCCTCTCACGCGCCATCGAAACCCTCGAAAGCGTCACCCGCGACGACGTCTCACTCCGCATCGTCTTCCCGACGATCGCCATGTGCTACGTCCAGTTAGGCGATCGCGCCCGCGCAGAAGAGTTCATCACCGAAGACACGCTCGCCGCTGCCGAAGCCGACAGCGAAATGGCCTATCGCCTCGCCACCTACTTCGCTGTAGAAGGTGACGAGACGGAAGCTCTTCACTGGTTGCGCCGCGCCATCTACCTAGGCAACGAAAACTACCCCTGGTTCTCGATCAATCCGGCCTGGAAGAGCATGTCCGGCAACTCGGACCTGCAGCGCATCCTCGACGACCTGAAGAAGGTCTTCAAGAAGAACCAGAAAAACTGGAAGCGCCTGCTCGCCAACTAG
- the bshA gene encoding N-acetyl-alpha-D-glucosaminyl L-malate synthase BshA yields MRIGITCYPTYGGSGVVATELGIELAARGHEVHFITSSQPFRLTGRDQNIHFHEVSMMNYPLFEHPPYDLALATRMAEVAEFYSLDLLHVHYAIPHSVSAHLAKEMLRAKGIHLPFITTLHGTDITLVGMDPSYLPITRFGIEQSDGVTAISQHLADRTHEAFGTTKPIEVIRNFVNCDLYCRNAERVAELRPKFAREDEKLLVHLSNFRPVKRVTDVVEVFARVAKAMPARLMMIGDGPDRFSAEFLAKRLGVFDRIHFLGKQDNVNDLLAVADLMVMPSEMESFGLAALEAMACRVPAVATRVGGVPELIEHEKNGLLYSVGDVESMAAGAVALLSDPARLEAMTSAARKTAQDGFCASGIIRKYEEFYARVVAESKRS; encoded by the coding sequence ATGCGCATTGGAATCACTTGCTATCCCACGTACGGCGGCTCTGGAGTTGTGGCAACGGAGCTTGGCATCGAGCTCGCAGCGCGGGGGCATGAGGTTCACTTCATCACGTCATCGCAACCGTTTCGGCTGACGGGGCGCGACCAGAATATCCACTTCCACGAAGTGTCGATGATGAACTATCCGCTCTTCGAGCATCCTCCGTACGACCTGGCGCTGGCGACACGCATGGCGGAGGTGGCGGAGTTTTACTCGCTCGATCTGCTGCATGTTCACTATGCGATTCCGCACTCGGTGTCGGCGCATCTGGCCAAGGAGATGCTGCGGGCGAAGGGTATCCATCTGCCGTTTATTACGACGCTGCATGGAACGGACATCACGCTGGTGGGGATGGACCCGTCATATCTCCCAATTACTCGGTTTGGCATCGAGCAGTCGGATGGAGTGACTGCGATCTCGCAGCATCTCGCGGACCGCACACATGAGGCGTTTGGGACAACGAAGCCGATTGAAGTGATTCGGAACTTCGTGAACTGCGATCTTTACTGCCGCAATGCAGAGCGAGTGGCAGAGCTTCGGCCTAAGTTTGCGCGTGAGGACGAGAAGCTGCTGGTGCACCTTTCGAACTTCCGTCCGGTAAAGCGCGTGACGGATGTGGTGGAGGTCTTTGCACGGGTGGCGAAGGCGATGCCGGCGCGGTTGATGATGATCGGCGATGGACCTGATCGCTTCTCTGCGGAGTTCCTGGCAAAGCGGCTGGGTGTGTTCGACCGAATTCACTTTCTGGGCAAGCAGGACAATGTGAACGATCTGCTGGCGGTGGCCGACCTAATGGTGATGCCGTCGGAGATGGAGAGCTTTGGTCTGGCGGCGCTGGAGGCGATGGCCTGCCGTGTGCCCGCTGTGGCAACGCGCGTGGGCGGCGTGCCGGAGCTGATTGAGCACGAGAAGAACGGGCTGCTCTACAGCGTAGGCGATGTGGAGAGCATGGCGGCGGGAGCCGTGGCGCTGCTGAGCGATCCGGCCAGGCTGGAAGCGATGACATCGGCCGCCAGGAAGACGGCACAGGATGGCTTTTGCGCGTCGGGAATTATTCGCAAGTATGAGGAGTTTTACGCACGGGTCGTGGCGGAGTCCAAGCGGTCGTAG
- a CDS encoding ChbG/HpnK family deacetylase, which translates to MTLPRLIINADDFGLTPGINRAIEELHQAGALSSATLMANGPAFNDAVAIAKRNPGLGIGCHVVLTDGMPVSHPHDVPTLLGPDGKTFRSSLVDFFLAVLRGRVSEADVAREAQAQISKLQRAGLDVTHVDTHKHTHMLPKVARPLLFVAERCRVGAIRSPFEDHWSLAVSHSDAMRKLQVRVLWHLRKKFVALPQIRSGAVATTDGTLGISATGRLDGATLEQLLRVMPEGAWELVCHPGYNDRDLDAVTTRLRSSREVERDALLAAFADGRSSERVELLHYGALGPFARLREVGQFEPNTGEETRL; encoded by the coding sequence ATGACTTTGCCCCGGCTAATCATCAACGCTGACGATTTCGGGCTGACTCCGGGCATCAATCGCGCAATTGAAGAGTTACACCAGGCAGGGGCTTTGTCCTCTGCGACGCTGATGGCCAATGGGCCTGCATTTAACGATGCCGTAGCGATCGCCAAGCGCAATCCCGGGCTGGGGATTGGCTGCCATGTAGTGCTGACTGATGGCATGCCCGTGTCGCATCCGCATGACGTACCAACGCTGCTGGGGCCGGATGGAAAGACCTTTCGCAGCTCTCTGGTGGACTTCTTTCTGGCAGTGTTGCGTGGGCGTGTGAGCGAAGCCGATGTGGCACGCGAAGCACAGGCGCAGATCAGCAAGTTACAACGGGCAGGGCTGGATGTAACGCATGTAGACACGCACAAGCACACGCACATGCTGCCGAAGGTGGCACGGCCGTTGCTGTTTGTCGCAGAGCGTTGCCGCGTAGGGGCGATCCGCAGCCCGTTTGAAGATCACTGGTCGCTGGCGGTGTCGCACTCGGATGCGATGCGGAAGCTACAGGTGCGGGTGCTGTGGCATCTGCGGAAGAAGTTTGTGGCGCTGCCGCAGATACGGTCTGGCGCGGTGGCAACGACGGACGGAACGCTGGGAATCTCTGCCACAGGGCGGCTGGATGGAGCGACGCTGGAGCAGTTGCTGCGGGTGATGCCCGAAGGGGCTTGGGAGCTGGTGTGCCATCCGGGCTATAACGATCGCGATCTGGATGCCGTGACGACTCGGCTGCGGTCTTCGCGTGAGGTGGAGCGCGATGCCCTACTGGCGGCGTTTGCCGATGGTCGAAGTTCGGAGCGGGTGGAGCTTTTGCACTATGGAGCGTTGGGGCCGTTTGCGCGGCTGCGCGAAGTAGGCCAGTTTGAGCCGAATACCGGCGAGGAAACACGGCTGTAG
- a CDS encoding COX15/CtaA family protein encodes MGRSFSLRDGRGLPAFSLLTLGWMVLVILEGAVVRATSSGGGCGNHWPLCNGDFVPHHPRLATIIEYTHRSMTGICVMLTVAMIAWVFQAKPKLHPARRAAVWSGVLLITEGALGAVLVKGGYVEGNTSTARVIVQCIHFTNTMLLVAAMALTWWWARQASESPLPSANDISLRGVSWTALVATMVTGATGSVAALADTLFPSPSLRAGLAADFDPNSPLLIHMRWMHPAVALVSVVCVVWLAVRLRSTATRWLISLAVLQMVLGVVDVLTLAPITMQVLHLLGADFYWIALVVASGDALQRARSRVFAQAASTGHQGAY; translated from the coding sequence ATGGGCCGTTCTTTTTCGCTCCGCGATGGACGCGGGCTTCCCGCGTTTTCTCTGCTTACGCTTGGCTGGATGGTGTTAGTCATCCTGGAAGGCGCGGTGGTTCGCGCGACGAGCTCCGGTGGGGGCTGTGGTAATCACTGGCCGTTGTGCAATGGGGACTTTGTGCCGCATCATCCGCGGCTGGCCACGATCATTGAGTACACGCACAGGTCGATGACGGGCATCTGCGTGATGCTGACCGTGGCGATGATTGCGTGGGTGTTTCAGGCAAAGCCGAAGCTGCATCCGGCACGTCGCGCGGCGGTTTGGTCAGGCGTTCTGTTGATTACGGAAGGCGCGCTGGGCGCGGTGCTGGTGAAGGGTGGGTATGTCGAAGGCAACACGTCGACTGCGCGCGTGATTGTCCAGTGCATCCACTTTACGAACACGATGCTGCTGGTGGCGGCGATGGCGTTGACGTGGTGGTGGGCTCGGCAGGCGAGCGAGTCGCCGCTGCCTTCTGCTAACGATATTTCACTGCGCGGTGTGAGTTGGACGGCGCTGGTTGCCACGATGGTGACGGGAGCAACGGGGTCGGTGGCTGCTCTGGCCGATACACTCTTCCCTTCACCGAGTCTGCGCGCAGGGCTGGCTGCGGACTTTGATCCGAACTCTCCGCTGCTGATCCACATGCGATGGATGCATCCTGCGGTCGCGCTGGTGAGCGTGGTGTGCGTTGTGTGGCTGGCAGTGAGGCTGCGGAGCACGGCTACGCGCTGGTTGATCTCTTTGGCTGTACTGCAGATGGTGCTAGGTGTGGTGGACGTACTGACACTAGCTCCGATCACGATGCAGGTTCTACATTTGCTGGGAGCGGATTTCTACTGGATTGCGCTGGTAGTAGCAAGCGGTGATGCCCTGCAGAGGGCGCGGAGCAGAGTGTTTGCTCAGGCAGCCTCGACAGGGCATCAGGGCGCGTACTAG
- the proC gene encoding pyrroline-5-carboxylate reductase, translating to MSSNQRVAVLGTGKMGGILLQAFLNKGLFKPEQIYATVAHAERATTLAAQLGVSVGTDNVEAARGASIVLLGVKPLQIADLAKQIAPVLAPGAMVLSIAASTKLGTIEEAMGGEPAVIRAMPNTPAKIGAGATALCRGRWVSDEQLALAEKIFQTVGRTVIVDEKHMDAVTGLSGSGPAFIYIILEALAEAGVNVGLPRDIATQLAAQTVYGSAKMVLETGAHPALLKDEVTTPAGCTVDGILELEAGGLRITLLKAVKKAAERAKELAG from the coding sequence ATGTCTTCGAATCAGCGAGTCGCGGTGCTGGGCACCGGAAAAATGGGCGGCATTTTGCTGCAGGCGTTTCTGAACAAAGGCCTGTTCAAGCCGGAACAGATTTATGCCACGGTGGCGCATGCCGAACGCGCTACGACGCTGGCGGCGCAGCTTGGGGTGAGCGTTGGCACCGACAACGTGGAAGCCGCGCGTGGAGCTTCGATTGTGCTGCTCGGCGTGAAGCCGCTGCAGATTGCCGACCTGGCAAAACAGATTGCGCCGGTGCTTGCGCCGGGGGCGATGGTGCTTTCGATTGCGGCATCGACGAAACTGGGGACGATTGAAGAAGCGATGGGCGGTGAGCCTGCGGTGATTCGGGCAATGCCGAATACTCCGGCCAAGATTGGTGCGGGAGCTACGGCGCTTTGCCGCGGACGGTGGGTTTCCGATGAGCAGCTTGCGCTGGCGGAGAAGATCTTCCAGACCGTGGGCCGCACGGTGATTGTGGACGAGAAGCATATGGATGCGGTGACAGGGCTTTCGGGCTCGGGTCCGGCGTTTATTTACATCATCCTGGAGGCGCTGGCGGAGGCTGGGGTGAACGTCGGTCTGCCGCGGGATATTGCGACGCAGTTGGCGGCACAGACGGTGTATGGGTCGGCGAAGATGGTGCTGGAGACGGGGGCGCATCCTGCGCTGCTGAAGGATGAAGTAACGACTCCGGCGGGCTGCACGGTGGATGGGATTCTGGAGCTGGAGGCTGGAGGGCTGCGGATTACGCTGCTGAAGGCGGTGAAGAAGGCTGCGGAGCGTGCGAAGGAGCTGGCTGGGTAG